From the genome of Desulfovibrio psychrotolerans, one region includes:
- a CDS encoding ferredoxin-thioredoxin reductase catalytic domain-containing protein: MTKQMTAEELYTMLKKIQEPKGYFFNKDMTMTMPLLESLLVCREQYGYMACPCRLPNGTFEADRDIVCPCEYRDADMKEYGACFCGLYVTAEVNEREDTAIVVPERRPPEKILG; this comes from the coding sequence ATGACCAAGCAGATGACCGCCGAAGAGCTGTATACCATGCTCAAGAAGATTCAGGAGCCCAAGGGGTATTTCTTCAACAAGGACATGACCATGACCATGCCCCTGCTGGAAAGCCTGCTGGTGTGCAGGGAGCAATACGGCTACATGGCGTGCCCCTGCCGGCTGCCCAACGGCACCTTTGAAGCCGACCGCGATATTGTCTGTCCCTGCGAATACCGCGATGCGGACATGAAGGAATATGGCGCGTGCTTCTGCGGTCTGTATGTCACCGCAGAGGTGAACGAGCGCGAAGATACCGCCATTGTGGTGCCGGAACGCCGCCCGCCCGAGAAGATTCTGGGCTGA
- a CDS encoding glutaredoxin family protein gives MAKNCKVTLFALSTCIHCKKAKQFLEDNGIPFDVVFVDQLTGDERKETIERIKKHNPKLSFPTILVDEGVCVIVGFQKEELQEALDL, from the coding sequence ATGGCAAAGAACTGCAAAGTCACGCTTTTCGCGCTTTCCACCTGCATTCATTGCAAGAAGGCGAAGCAATTTCTGGAAGACAACGGCATTCCCTTCGATGTGGTCTTTGTGGACCAGCTGACCGGGGACGAACGCAAGGAAACCATTGAACGCATAAAGAAGCACAACCCCAAGCTCTCGTTCCCCACCATTCTGGTGGACGAGGGCGTGTGCGTTATCGTGGGATTCCAGAAAGAAGAATTGCAGGAGGCACTGGACCTATGA
- a CDS encoding elongation factor G, with product MSKAVETQRTYALVGTGGCGKTSLAEMLLFQSGVVSRLGKVEEGTTTLDYEPEEVKRRGSIQPGFATFEWQKNRHFLIDTPGDNNFIGDIQYLLTGADAAVFVVDAVDGVRPLTKRLWNYVKEGGLPAMVFVNKMDRDRADFDMAFNGLSSILGMRPVLLYIPIGSKQEFSGLVDVLGNKAILFGADGKWTEGPVPADMEDELSMLRETTVENIAESDEELMEKYLETGELSEEEIAHGLRKGVLSGDLVPVVPGSSLENRGGAQLLNAIQTLFPSAQDHAPWKNEQGESRASDADAPLSLFAFKTLADPFAGQLSVMRVLSGTLNGETGLRNVNKGESERIGTPLFMVGKETSPARGGVGPGAIIALPKLKFTKTGDTLAEEKNPFQLAVPALPPRLISYALAPKEKGDEDKVYAAVHRLLDEDITLHLGRSGESSDILLSGMGQMHIETSVEKAMRRYKCEILLKTPKVPYKETLKGKAQVQGRHKKQSGGRGQFGDCWVEIEGMPHGFGYEFEDAIVGGVIPRQYIPAVDKGIQESAHRGFLAGYPLVDFRAKLYDGSYHNVDSSEMAFKIAGSLALKAAMEKVKPALLEPIVLLSVQIPDEYMGDVIGDLSSRRGKVLGSDSQAGITEIKAHVPMNEVLRYAPDLRSMTGGQGVFTMELTHYEEAPPPVVDKVVAEYQASRE from the coding sequence ATGTCCAAAGCAGTGGAGACCCAGAGAACCTATGCACTTGTAGGCACCGGAGGTTGTGGCAAGACCTCGCTGGCTGAAATGCTGCTCTTTCAGTCCGGCGTGGTCAGCCGACTCGGAAAAGTCGAGGAGGGCACCACCACCCTCGACTACGAACCCGAGGAGGTAAAGCGCCGCGGCTCCATCCAACCCGGATTCGCCACCTTCGAGTGGCAGAAGAACCGTCACTTCCTCATAGACACCCCCGGCGACAACAACTTCATCGGCGACATCCAGTACCTGCTCACGGGTGCGGATGCCGCCGTTTTCGTTGTGGACGCCGTGGACGGGGTGCGCCCGCTCACCAAACGGCTGTGGAACTACGTGAAGGAAGGCGGGCTGCCCGCCATGGTCTTCGTCAACAAGATGGACCGCGACAGGGCAGACTTTGATATGGCCTTTAACGGCCTCTCCTCCATTCTGGGCATGCGCCCCGTGCTGCTGTACATACCCATCGGCTCCAAACAGGAATTTTCCGGCCTCGTGGATGTGCTGGGCAACAAGGCCATCCTCTTCGGGGCAGACGGCAAATGGACCGAAGGCCCCGTCCCCGCCGACATGGAAGACGAACTTTCCATGCTGCGTGAGACAACGGTTGAGAACATCGCGGAAAGCGATGAAGAACTCATGGAAAAATATCTTGAGACAGGCGAACTTTCGGAAGAAGAAATAGCCCACGGCCTGCGCAAGGGCGTGCTTTCCGGCGATCTTGTTCCCGTGGTTCCCGGCTCGTCGCTGGAAAACCGGGGGGGCGCGCAGTTGCTGAACGCCATCCAGACCCTGTTCCCCTCTGCGCAGGACCATGCGCCGTGGAAAAACGAACAGGGCGAATCCCGCGCCAGTGATGCGGATGCCCCGTTAAGCCTGTTCGCCTTTAAAACCCTTGCAGACCCCTTTGCGGGCCAGCTTTCCGTAATGCGCGTGCTTTCCGGAACCCTGAACGGAGAAACGGGGCTGCGCAACGTAAACAAGGGCGAATCGGAACGCATAGGCACGCCCCTGTTCATGGTGGGCAAGGAAACCTCGCCCGCGCGCGGCGGGGTGGGCCCCGGCGCCATCATCGCCCTGCCCAAGCTCAAGTTCACCAAAACAGGCGACACCCTCGCCGAGGAAAAGAATCCCTTCCAGCTTGCTGTTCCCGCGCTTCCTCCGCGCCTTATCTCCTACGCTCTGGCTCCCAAAGAAAAGGGCGATGAAGACAAGGTATACGCTGCCGTACACCGGCTGCTTGACGAAGATATCACGCTGCACCTCGGCCGGTCAGGGGAGTCCAGCGACATCCTGCTTTCCGGCATGGGACAGATGCATATAGAAACCAGCGTGGAAAAGGCCATGCGCCGCTACAAGTGCGAGATTCTGCTGAAAACCCCCAAGGTGCCCTACAAGGAAACCCTCAAGGGCAAGGCGCAGGTGCAGGGCCGCCACAAAAAGCAGTCCGGCGGACGCGGCCAGTTCGGTGACTGCTGGGTGGAGATAGAAGGCATGCCCCACGGCTTCGGCTACGAGTTTGAAGACGCCATCGTGGGTGGCGTTATCCCCCGCCAGTATATCCCCGCCGTGGATAAGGGCATTCAGGAATCAGCACATCGCGGGTTCCTTGCGGGCTACCCGCTGGTAGACTTCCGCGCCAAGCTCTACGACGGCTCGTACCACAACGTGGACTCCTCCGAAATGGCGTTCAAAATCGCCGGCTCGCTGGCGCTCAAGGCAGCCATGGAAAAGGTTAAGCCCGCGCTGCTGGAACCCATTGTCCTGCTTTCCGTGCAGATTCCGGACGAGTACATGGGCGATGTCATAGGCGACCTTTCCTCCCGCCGCGGCAAGGTGCTGGGTTCCGATTCGCAGGCAGGCATAACGGAGATTAAAGCCCATGTGCCCATGAACGAGGTGCTGCGCTACGCACCGGATCTGCGCTCCATGACCGGCGGTCAGGGCGTGTTCACCATGGAGCTTACCCACTACGAAGAAGCCCCGCCGCCCGTTGTGGACAAGGTGGTGGCGGAATATCAGGCATCACGCGAATAA
- a CDS encoding amidohydrolase family protein, giving the protein MFIDVHTHAFHPKIADKVLLQLEEHYGIRGVGNGTVEDLLARAASAGLDRVVVHSAATAAAQVIPANNFALSLKEAHPAVIPFGTLHPDFEDWECQLERLRTRGITGLKLHPEFQGFRLDDPRLHPIIEAAQEHFLFMVHIGDTLPPDENPSCPYKLARLMDLFPRARFIAAHMGGYLHWRHALRSIIGKEVYIDTSSSLTFMDDDTLRAIWRTHPRDRVLFGSDYPLFDPADEMRMLRRRLALSDTELETLLLNGATALGL; this is encoded by the coding sequence ATGTTTATTGATGTGCACACTCACGCCTTCCACCCCAAAATAGCCGACAAGGTGCTCCTTCAACTGGAGGAACACTACGGCATTCGGGGCGTTGGCAACGGCACGGTTGAAGACCTGCTGGCGCGCGCCGCCTCGGCAGGACTGGACCGCGTGGTGGTGCACTCCGCCGCCACGGCGGCTGCGCAGGTTATCCCCGCCAACAACTTTGCTCTGTCACTCAAAGAAGCCCACCCGGCGGTCATCCCCTTCGGCACCCTGCACCCGGATTTTGAAGACTGGGAATGCCAGTTGGAACGGCTGCGCACGCGGGGCATTACCGGGCTGAAGCTGCACCCGGAGTTTCAGGGCTTCCGGCTGGATGACCCGCGTCTGCACCCCATCATCGAAGCGGCACAGGAACACTTTCTGTTCATGGTGCACATAGGCGACACCCTGCCCCCGGACGAGAACCCATCCTGCCCCTACAAGCTTGCCCGGCTCATGGACCTGTTTCCCCGCGCCCGGTTCATCGCCGCGCACATGGGCGGCTACCTGCACTGGCGACATGCCCTTCGCAGCATCATCGGCAAAGAGGTGTACATAGACACCTCAAGCTCGCTCACGTTCATGGATGACGACACCCTGCGCGCCATATGGCGCACCCATCCGCGCGACCGCGTCCTGTTCGGCTCGGACTACCCCCTCTTCGACCCTGCGGATGAAATGCGAATGCTGCGCAGACGGCTCGCCCTGTCGGACACAGAGCTGGAAACACTGCTGCTCAACGGTGCCACCGCGCTGGGACTGTAG
- a CDS encoding DUF6110 family protein, producing the protein MAVNRIAYFLAGAVLGAAGVAVVRSGKGQELLSGLVQGGYGLTEGVMARMETLKEDIEDYMAEARYTHEQKVKEEVAREREEAAQAAAAAVAGTAAKPKGSRKPAAKAAKAAKSGTKPASKSGAKPAKGAKSKAAKPKMSAPKGMPSPETV; encoded by the coding sequence ATGGCAGTGAACAGAATCGCCTATTTTCTGGCAGGGGCAGTGCTGGGCGCGGCGGGGGTTGCCGTGGTCCGGTCCGGCAAAGGGCAGGAATTGCTCTCTGGTCTTGTGCAGGGCGGCTACGGCCTGACCGAAGGGGTTATGGCGCGCATGGAAACCCTGAAGGAAGATATTGAGGATTACATGGCCGAGGCCCGTTATACGCACGAGCAGAAGGTCAAGGAAGAGGTGGCGCGGGAACGCGAGGAAGCGGCACAGGCCGCTGCGGCAGCGGTGGCCGGAACGGCGGCCAAGCCTAAGGGCTCCAGAAAGCCTGCCGCAAAAGCAGCCAAGGCCGCGAAGTCCGGCACAAAGCCTGCGTCTAAATCTGGTGCCAAACCGGCTAAAGGGGCTAAGTCCAAGGCTGCCAAGCCAAAAATGTCTGCACCCAAGGGGATGCCTTCGCCGGAGACCGTTTAG